TTTGCCAACTCATATCCGGCAAAAACGTTTCCGCCTACATCCAGGGGTTTAAAATATACTACGGTAAGGGGATCCGTTACTTCCACAACGTTTTGGAATTTAACCGGAGTATCAAGCGTGATCGGTCCACCTTCCGTTTTTACCTTACCTCCGATACCATAACCAACGTACGGTCCGAATCCCACCATAACATATCCGGAACCCAGCAAACCTTTGTAAACTAAATTCAAAGGCAATTCCAGATAAGAAAGATGGTAAGTACTTGTTAGTAACGCATTTGTACTTTTCGCCCCTTTTGTGGAAAACAGTAAGCCAGGTTGAAAATAAAATTCCGGAGCAATGGGTATCTGAACATTGATACCTGCGTGGAAGCCTACAATCAAATCATTTTCAAGGGTACTTTCATCCACATCTTTTCCATTCAAATTCTGAAGATTCACACCGCCAAGAACGGCAAAAGCGGTTTTTGTACTTTGTGCATTTGCCATTGGGGCGAAAAACATAAGTATTCCTATAAAAACATATAGTTTGGTATTCATTGTGATTTGTGTTTAAGTGATTGTATAATATTTGATTTTGATGTACCGATTTGATTCGATACCATCGGTGAATCTGTTTTATTTAAGGGCTTCTTTTTCAGCCTCAGCTTTCATCTTT
The DNA window shown above is from Bacteroidia bacterium and carries:
- a CDS encoding porin family protein; the encoded protein is MNTKLYVFIGILMFFAPMANAQSTKTAFAVLGGVNLQNLNGKDVDESTLENDLIVGFHAGINVQIPIAPEFYFQPGLLFSTKGAKSTNALLTSTYHLSYLELPLNLVYKGLLGSGYVMVGFGPYVGYGIGGKVKTEGGPITLDTPVKFQNVVEVTDPLTVVYFKPLDVGGNVFAGYELANGIFFQLNTQLGMIKINPEDNRITGSDKTSVKNTGFGLSLGYRL